Proteins encoded within one genomic window of Bombina bombina isolate aBomBom1 chromosome 1, aBomBom1.pri, whole genome shotgun sequence:
- the LOC128638564 gene encoding gamma-crystallin-3-like, with amino-acid sequence MGKIFFYEDRNFQGRCYECSSDCSDMSSYFSRCNSIKVESGNWILYEHPNFRGYQYYLWRGEYPDLHQWMGYNDSIRSCRLTPQHQGPYKLRLYERGDFKGQMMEFSEDCPHVYERFRYNDINSCNVSDGHWMFYEEPNYKGRQYYLRPGEYKKYSDWGAVNPRIGSIRRVHHLF; translated from the exons ATGGGAAAG ATTTTCTTCTATGAGGACAGGAACTTCCAAGGTCGCTGCTATGAATGCAGCTCAGACTGTTCCGACATGTCTTCATACTTCAGCCGCTGCAATTCCATCAAAGTAGAAAGCGGAAATTGGATTCTCTATGAACATCCCAACTTCAGGGGATACCAATACTATCTTTGGAGGGGGGAATATCCCGACTTGCATCAATGGATGGGATACAATGATTCAATCAGATCTTGCCGCTTGACCCCTCAG CACCAAGGTCCTTATAAACTAAGGCTCTACGAGAGGGGAGACTTCAAAGGACAGATGATGGAATTTTCTGAAGACTGCCCACATGTCTATGAACGGTTCCGTTACAATGATATAAATTCATGCAATGTGTCTGATGGTCATTGGATGTTCTATGAAGAGCCCAATTACAAAGGACGTCAGTATTACCTGAGACCTGGAGAGTACAAAAAATATTCTGACTGGGGTGCTGTGAACCCCAGAATTGGCTCCATCAGACGTGTTCACCACCTATTTTAA